In Antechinus flavipes isolate AdamAnt ecotype Samford, QLD, Australia chromosome 3, AdamAnt_v2, whole genome shotgun sequence, a genomic segment contains:
- the CDK5R2 gene encoding cyclin-dependent kinase 5 activator 2 yields the protein MGTVLSLSPASSAKGRRPGGLPDEKKKPQQSAGEESLGGYGQLPSGKGSKGESRLKRPSVLISALTWKRLVAASAKKKKGSKKVTPKPSQAGPDLLVQQRNRENLLRKGREPPDGGGAAKPLPVPVPTVPTIVEQSSGVSISAPPGSGGGGGKPPPPPPPAAPQAPSVPGGSPRRVIVQASTGELLRCLGDFVCRRCYRLKELSPGELVGWFRGVDRSLLLQGWQDQAFITPANLVFVYLLCREALRGDELGSAAELQAAFLTCLYLAYSYMGNEISYPLKPFLVEPDKERFWQRCLRLIQRLSAQMLRLNADPHFFTQVFQDLKNEGEVGMGAGGPTGGGATNARDSNAGAKHWTMNLDR from the coding sequence ATGGGCACGGTGCTGTCTCTGTCGCCTGCTTCCTCGGCCAAGGGCCGGCGGCCAGGCGGGCTGCCCGACGAAAAGAAGAAGCCGCAGCAGTCCGCGGGGGAGGAGTCGCTGGGAGGCTACGGGCAGCTACCGTCGGGCAAGGGAAGCAAGGGCGAGAGCCGGCTGAAGCGGCCGTCAGTTCTCATCTCGGCGCTCACCTGGAAGCGGTTGGTGGCCGCGTCCGCCAAGAAAAAGAAGGGCAGCAAGAAGGTGACGCCCAAACCCTCCCAGGCGGGCCCAGACTTACTGGTCCAACAGCGCAACCGAGAGAACCTTCTCCGCAAGGGCCGGGAACCCCCAGATGGCGGCGGCGCCGCCAAGCCCCTGCCCGTCCCCGTGCCCACAGTGCCCACCATCGTCGAGCAGTCCTCCGGAGTCAGCATCTCGGCCCCGCCGGGTtcgggagggggtggagggaagccgccgccgccgccgccgcctgcGGCCCCTCAGGCTCCCTCAGTCCCCGGGGGTTCCCCCCGACGGGTCATCGTGCAGGCCTCCACCGGCGAGCTGCTACGCTGCCTGGGCGACTTTGTGTGCCGGCGCTGCTACCGGCTGAAGGAGCTGAGTCCTGGGGAGCTGGTGGGCTGGTTCCGAGGGGTGGACCGGTCCCTTCTGTTGCAGGGGTGGCAAGACCAGGCGTTCATCACCCCGGCCAACCTGGTGTTCGTGTATCTGCTGTGCCGGGAGGCGCTGCGCGGGGACGAGCTGGGCTCGGCCGCCGAGCTGCAGGCCGCCTTCCTCACCTGCCTCTACCTCGCCTATTCCTACATGGGGAACGAGATCTCCTACCCGCTCAAACCTTTCCTAGTGGAGCCTGACAAGGAGCGCTTCTGGCAGCGTTGTCTGCGGCTCATCCAGAGGCTCAGCGCGCAGATGCTGCGGCTCAACGCCGATCCCCATTTCTTCACCCAGGTCTTCCAGGACCTCAAGAACGAGGGCGAGGTCGGCATGGGGGCTGGGGGTCCCACGGGCGGTGGCGCTACCAACGCCAGAGACAGCAACGCCGGAGCCAAGCACTGGACTATGAATCTGGACCGCTAG